TGTGCAGCACAACCCTCCTGCACAATGGACGTGTTTGGTGACCACCTTTATTCAAGATATCACACATGAAAAGTGGTGAATGTCCACAGACATTTCAGCCAGTCCTGTCAATcgggagagagtgtgtgtgtgtgcgtgtgtgtgtgtgtgtgtgtgtttaaaggcTTGTCAAGGATGCTGCGGTCTTGTGATGTGATGATTTACGCCGTTTGCAAGTCGGGCTGTCTCCCCACACCCACCCCGGGAGGACTGAGACAAAGGAAAAGAGGCAGGGCCAGTGAAGGCAGCCTATCTcagacaacacacacactgtCTCTCCGTCGCACACAACAACATATTGTTTCATGTTCCTCTGCTTACGAGAGGAGAGCAACATAAGAAGCACAGATGCAACCACCACTAATGAGTGGGAAAACACAAACACTTACGCTTTATCGTTGTGTTGTTGGAAAACAAAATGGGCCATGTTGGAGCCGACTGATTCAATTGGCAGTCGTCTTTGCTGGAAAAGACACTAAATGAAGCAGTGGTATTtcagggtgtaacggtacgcttTGGGTTCATGCTAAGCTTTAatgatttttcaaaaaacagaaggTAATTctccccaaaaaaagaaaaactaccTTGCGTATTATTCTGCAGAATGGACTGCCCCAACAAATAAGCCACCATGGGggcaaagaaagttgcgagtgccagcactttgacaaACAAGATGAGAAACAttattaaatgaatgaaataataaTTACCAAGGTGgctctcccctcccctcccctcccctccagtCCTTCCTCTCCGCTCAATGCCAACAAAAGTCAAggtgatataaatgatataacaTTGGCCGACGAGAGAGCTTTCAATACTATCGTTATAATGTGATAATGCATGCTGATGACAGTCTGGCTGTGTCTCGCAAATTTCACAGCGACAAGCTAACAGCCACGTCCTCCACGCAATGTAGCACccttgctagcggctaacgtaCCTCCACCGTACAAAGCCACTTTCAAGTCAGTAATCCTCAATAAACTACGTTCCTTACAAGtactatcactggaggatgaggaatagcgcAACAtgctacacaccataggaggatatgctaactgctaagctagagctcttgaaaaTAAACAGGGTTGGGTGGATTGGTACAAATATCAGTATATGGTCCAATATATTCTCATATTatcttttgccgtttttgttattgtttacaaactcaggaaataagtccctggagacAGGAGAgttttaagggcaaaaaccaaatgatttaaatcagagccaatattaGGACATAATATAAACAttgaattgatattgttacacacaATCCAGTGTTTTTGCCTGATTATAAGAGTGGTCCAAAATTCTATCGTTCAATGATGTTGAACACTAGAAtgatcagtatcagcattggtgtgaccaatactgcccatgtaactacttggtatcggatcgatacctacatttgtagtGTTGCCCTaaagcaggagtcaccaacctttttgaaagcaagagctacttcttgggtagtgattaatgcgaagggctaccagttggatacacacttagataaattgccagaaatagccaatttgctcaatttacctttaactctatgttattattaataattaattatatttacacttaattgaacggtttaaaagaggagaaaacacgaaaaaaatgacaattaaatattgaaacatagtttatcttcaatttcgactctttaaaattcaaaattcaaccgaaaaaaagaagagaaaaactagctaatttgaatctttttgaaaaaataaaaaaaataatttatggaacatcattagtaatttttcctgattaagattaattttagaattttgatgacatgttttaaataggttaaaatccaatctacactttgttagaatatataacaaattggaccaagctatatttctaacaaagacaaatcattatttcttctagattttccagaacaaaatttttaaaagaaattcaaaacactttcaaataagatttaaatttgattctacagattttctaaattttccagaataatttttttgaattttaatcataataagtttgaagaaatatttcacaaatgttctttgtcgaaaaaacagaagctaaaatgaagaattaaattaaaatgtatttattattctttacaataaaaaaaataaatttacttgaacattgatttaaattgtcaggaaagaagaggaaggaatttaaaaggtaaaaaggtatatgtgtttaaaaatcctaaaatcatttttaaggttgtattttttctctaaaattgtctttctgaaagttataagaagcaaagtaaaagaaattaatgaatttatttaaacaagtgaagaccaagtctttaaaatattttcttggagttttgtctctcttagaatttagaatgtcgggcaaagcgagaccagcttgctagtaaataaataaaatgtaaaaaatagaggcagctcactggtaagtgctgctatttgagctatttttagaacaggccagcgggctactcatctggtccttacgggctacctggtgcccacgttggtgacccctgccctaaagtatccaaaaaacaaagaataagtgcttgttacatttgaacagaagtgtggatagacACATGTTACAGCACacagtaaccagatattaaaggggaactgcactttttgggggaattttgccaatcattcacaatccttaagtaagacaagaacacctTTGTCTTTTTGTATGCAGtcgaaatactaaaaaaaaatgcaaccaaagtctgcttacaatggagcctatgggagtggCTATTTTGCCTAGAACgctcttaaaaaaaacatccaaacacttccattaagATTTTATATacctgctgtaagtatatatgtcatgtaacgGGCACATTGATAATACCGtttcatatttacgtattttgatcattttaagcatattcaTTTAAAAACGCATCAAgtttgctttttttccccacGACATCACTGATCATTACTCACTGCCGACcttattagagacaacaaacatgataaaacatcacttactgtacaatgtctgctgtcattaggatgcagactgctagaACATTGTTCTATTCCTGTTATAGATTAAAAATTACTCAGAATCCTCGCTAAGAACAGGGTGGCAGaatcaagcgtcttttcgtgtcgttctcgccatttccaggtctaaattggctgtcaaagtgtaccaaaaaTGTCGGATTACATTAAACTTCTAAGGCACACATGCTTGTGATCAcgccgccgctataaatagtttgtctgggtTAGCACTTATATTAACAATATTACTAGaagttggttaatattcaagtcacgaaatgtaaattaagtattgttgctgctttttggatctttttttattgggttttataggTGGAATAAAGGACTTCCAATTGGCTCTGCTTTAGCGGacttttacatgtttatttacgagttagaatgcattcaaaAATATGTCTGTAatgtcatgtttttcataatgattgtgaaagataggcaacattttcaaaaaatgtataGTTCCTCttataacagtaaattagcaagtagaataGTAATTGTTTggagaaaataatacaaacagAACTGTCACAATTTGTTAccacatatgtcagcagctaaattaggggcCTTTGTAAACTTTAtaggttttgaaatggttctattattgtATATGCCAAATATTATATTGTGATATACATTATCAGAGGGGGCTGcactatatatcacaatatagattttaggccaggGATATTAAGCACATTTATTGGGGGGGGgcaacatttccagaaagctaaggacaagGGGTCTTCActatattagtcttattttgtatgttCTGGAGAACcaatgtcctctacagtagacatttgattttgatgtattttGTCAATAGTTACAGGAGCTTTCTGCTATTGtctgcaaaaaaagctagtcaaagatcatctttatGACAGCACCCTGATGTTTTTTAACAATCTGCTGCAAGAACAGGAGTCTCTCATAAGTTTTTTCAAACTGAAAATAGTTAAATAGCCCAaattatgaaaaagagaggacctaaaatggaactttGAGGGACACCCATagtaagttgaacaaatgactactgactgcaactgaagtaaacaagctccagcaacaccttagttacacaaatcacattacaaaaaaaaatgtgtaaatgccaAAAAGGAGAAGGCTTAAAGGGGTGACTCACACATTTGGGCCCCAGTGTTCTGTTTGCTATCAAGGTTCAATGTCAAGGCGAGGATCTGCCAAAGTGTTTAGAgctgtccaagttcctctatacaacaggaacactctcgtatttttaggaatttgctgtaaaaatgtttgtctcacaagttttgaactgaactggcgggccggtatggtgtcattcccgggccggTATGGCCACATCAAGACACCAGTGTATTCCATAATAGCTTCTTTGAAGGAAAATGTAACAACGCAGACAAGTGGAACAATAGAATTTTGAACTGTTTGAATTATTGTTGAATTTTTAGGAAATGAAATACTCATTCATAGTTCCAGCTTGTCGCCCCATTCACCAACTCACTTAAATAACGAAAGAAGGTTTTCAAGCTTTGTTTCCTCTTGGCACAATATTTGTTTACGGTCTAGACCCAAGACAGTATAAATacatgtaccattacaccccGGGTAGAATTGTATATTTGTGTTCGATTTCATTCCTTAAGTGGTATAAAAATGAGGCACCAGACTGATGTAATGTCTTGGGGATTTATAGGTATCATACGCCCGACCGAGCTCGGCGTCCATTCGTGACGCAAACCTTTACGTCAGTGGACTCCCCAAAACCATGAGCCAGAAGGACATGGAGCAGCTTTTCTCCCAATACGGTCGCATCATCACATCCCGCATCCTAGTGGACCAAGTTACAGGTATAGCCTTATTGGCTTTTGCAAACATCACGTCTCCTTGGATGACCCTCCTGTCAGACTGGTGCCCATCACTGGCCGCCCTGGATGCCAAGGTAGTAACATTGGCGTGTTGTTCTTATTCGGAGCAGGCATATCACGAGGAGTGGGCTTCATCCGGTTTGACAAGCGAAACGAAGCGGAGGAGGCCATCAAGGGCCTGAACGGACAGAAGCCTCTGGGCGCCGCCGAGCCCATCACTGTCAAGTTCGCCAACAACCCCAGCCAGAAGACGGGCCAGGCTTTGCTGACTCAGCTGTATCAGACGGCTGCTCGCCGCTACACAGGGCCCCTGCACCACCAGACGCAACGATTCAGGTACTGACACTACGAAGGAACTTGCCCGCGGGACCACCACTAACATCAACTGTCTGCTTGAAGGGGAACTTAACTTTATTACGAACTTACGAGGTTTATTCATGAATGAGTCTGACAATGCTAAACGATTTGATAACAATGCCAGCTGTGTCAAAATGTCATAGTTCTACTATGGAAGGGAATATCATTAATGGCTCAACAGTCTCTTACCAACCTCTAACTACACTTTTTAGCTCATAAATCCTCTGGCAGTGTCTAGTGGCACAACACAACTTGTAGACTAAAATTCTGGCGTGTGCATTATCCTTAAAACAATATCTCTTTCTCTGATTTTCTTTGAAACTGCAGCGTGATCCCTTCTCTTGGAAAGGGACCAGATCCAAATAGCAGCTCAAAACCAATGTAAGAGACCagatttttaccataaaaaacactTAAGTAACTATAAACCACTGCTGTACATACTGAACCTACAGTAGAAATTTGCTAACACTTCATTGGTATTTCCTATACTGTTTTCACTACAAAATAATATTCTTGGAAAACCACACAGAGATTATTTAAGTGAAGGAGAAGACGGTGTAGGGATGTTGTTCAGTCATTAGATTTAAAGTTAAGGAATAGTTAAGAGGCAAATAAACTCAAGTCAGTTAGCCTGCGTTCACACTTGTAGTCCGCCAGTCTGGTTTGGACCCAAAGTTTTTCAAAAAGATACTTGGTGCGCACTTTGGTGCTATTCCTTTGGCGTTCACACTGGTATTTTTGTCATGGGACCAAAGAGCATGCAGGAAAATGATTTGATTGGGCCATCTTTAGTGACTTACCGTAACTCAAAAATGACTAAGCACAATGTCATGTGATGCATTGAAAAATAAGTTTTACTTTTATATTCTACTACGGTACAATTCATTAATGCTTCTATAGAAAATGGGTGTAAAATTGATCAACCCAACATCAATCAGTTGACTCAGCACCTGGGTTTTATCTACTACGGACATTGGCTCTTTTAGACTTATCACGGCGAGGATACACCATAATAAAAGGTCTgtacaataaatatatacatgaagtCTTCACGAATCATGCGTCTTGCTTTGCAGGTTAATGGCACCATTAAGTATATTTTTACCAGCTTAGATTTCACGACATTTTTGAAGAGCGCTGTTGTCACACACGGAGAACAAAGACAAGACATTTTCTCTTACATTCCTGTATATTTTGTGGTCATTCTAACACTGGTCCGTGTCTTTGCTCTGCGTAGCATTCACATTTAGGACCCAGAGAACCAAACCGCACCTTGGTTCACTCGCTTGTTCGGATGATCCCGGTCAAAGCAAACCAGACAAGTGTGAACGCAGTCTTAGTTTTTGGTTGGTGTGGAGCTGCCTTGCAATGAAGGATGCCCTCCAGCTACATGTCAAAAAGTGAACGGCCACCCCTTCCTTGTAGGTCTCCTAACTAACTTCTCCATCCCCCTTCACTCTCCCTCTTGCATTGCAGACTCGACAATTTACTAAACGCCAGCTACGGAGTCAAGAggtaaatgccaaaaaaaaaaaaaaaagtgtactttCAAAAGCATCCATGCCTAAAATAAAACCTCAAACAAAGTGCCCGGAATACCATCTGCTGACTTTCTCAAATCAGACTGTTAAAACAGCAACAATAGCCTTCTTATCACAGCAGGGTATTCTGGCATGGCTTTGTTTCAACCTTTTCAGTTTTTCTATCATTTGAAATCGATAGCAATAATTGACTTGATTTATAAACTAACATTGTCCGTTTGAGTTGCTTTAATGTCCCCCTTTTATTCACCACCAGCATGGACATACCAGATTCCGTTTCCGTCTGTTTGCTCCAGTTTTTGTATGATTTGACTCTTAATTTGCTTTTCATCCCTCTCTAGGTTTCTGTGTTTCGTTCACTCCTGTGCTTTCAGTTGAACATTGTGATTCATGTGTGGAATTCTTGCAGACGGGCTTTGGTCAGCAGAGACAATAAGCAGACTGTGTGGGAGTCTTACGTGTCCTCAGGGCACTCAGTGTCATTTTGTATGAAAGCAGGTAGTTTGGAGCTGCTATTGTGCAGCAGCGGAAGAGACGGGGTCCTCGGACTCCTTACCCTAGCTTAACTTCTTCCAGAGCTAGTGTAGAGCACTGAATGTGACGTGGAACTTCAGAATGACACCCATGGTAGCTCTCCCACTCTCTTCCCCAGATTCTCCCCCATCACCATCGACAGCATGACCAGCCTCGCCGGCGTAAACCTGACCGGGCCCACCGGAGCCGGCTGGTGCATCTTCGTGTACAACTTGTCGCCCGAGGCGGACGAGAGCGTCCTGTGGCAGCTCTTTGGGCCTTTTGGCGCTGTCACCAATGTCAAGGTCATCCGTGACTTCACCACCAACAAATGTAAGGGCTTTGGTTTTGT
This genomic interval from Entelurus aequoreus isolate RoL-2023_Sb linkage group LG06, RoL_Eaeq_v1.1, whole genome shotgun sequence contains the following:
- the elavl3 gene encoding ELAV-like protein 3 isoform X1 is translated as MVTQIISTMETQVSNGPSGTSLPNGPVISTNGATDDSKTNLIVNYLPQNMTQEEFKSLFGSIGEIESCKLVRDKITGQSLGYGFVNYVDPNDADKAINTLNGLKLQTKTIKVSYARPSSASIRDANLYVSGLPKTMSQKDMEQLFSQYGRIITSRILVDQVTAGISRGVGFIRFDKRNEAEEAIKGLNGQKPLGAAEPITVKFANNPSQKTGQALLTQLYQTAARRYTGPLHHQTQRFSVIPSLGKGPDPNSSSKPILDNLLNASYGVKSSPTLFPRFSPITIDSMTSLAGVNLTGPTGAGWCIFVYNLSPEADESVLWQLFGPFGAVTNVKVIRDFTTNKCKGFGFVTMTNYDEAAMAIASLNGYRLGDRVLQVSFKTSKQHKA
- the elavl3 gene encoding ELAV-like protein 3 isoform X10, which codes for MVTQIISTMETQVSNGPSGTSLPNGPVISTNGATDDSKTNLIVNYLPQNMTQEEFKSLFGSIGEIESCKLVRDKITGQSLGYGFVNYVDPNDADKAINTLNGLKLQTKTIKVSYARPSSASIRDANLYVSGLPKTMSQKDMEQLFSQYGRIITSRILVDQVTGISRGVGFIRFDKRNEAEEAIKGLNGQKPLGAAEPITVKFANNPSQKTGQALLTQLYQTAARRYTGPLHHQTQRFRLDNLLNASYGVKRFSPITIDSMTSLAGVNLTGPTGAGWCIFVYNLSPEADESVLWQLFGPFGAVTNVKVIRDFTTNKCKGFGFVTMTNYDEAAMAIASLNGYRLGDRVLQVSFKTSKQHKA
- the elavl3 gene encoding ELAV-like protein 3 isoform X7 codes for the protein MVTQIISTMETQVSNGPSGTSLPNGPVISTNGATDDSKTNLIVNYLPQNMTQEEFKSLFGSIGEIESCKLVRDKITGQSLGYGFVNYVDPNDADKAINTLNGLKLQTKTIKVSYARPSSASIRDANLYVSGLPKTMSQKDMEQLFSQYGRIITSRILVDQVTGISRGVGFIRFDKRNEAEEAIKGLNGQKPLGAAEPITVKFANNPSQKTGQALLTQLYQTAARRYTGPLHHQTQRFRLDNLLNASYGVKSSPTLFPRFSPITIDSMTSLAGVNLTGPTGAGWCIFVYNLSPEADESVLWQLFGPFGAVTNVKVIRDFTTNKCKGFGFVTMTNYDEAAMAIASLNGYRLGDRVLQVSFKTSKQHKA
- the elavl3 gene encoding ELAV-like protein 3 isoform X2 — encoded protein: MVTIISTMETQVSNGPSGTSLPNGPVISTNGATDDSKTNLIVNYLPQNMTQEEFKSLFGSIGEIESCKLVRDKITGQSLGYGFVNYVDPNDADKAINTLNGLKLQTKTIKVSYARPSSASIRDANLYVSGLPKTMSQKDMEQLFSQYGRIITSRILVDQVTAGISRGVGFIRFDKRNEAEEAIKGLNGQKPLGAAEPITVKFANNPSQKTGQALLTQLYQTAARRYTGPLHHQTQRFSVIPSLGKGPDPNSSSKPILDNLLNASYGVKSSPTLFPRFSPITIDSMTSLAGVNLTGPTGAGWCIFVYNLSPEADESVLWQLFGPFGAVTNVKVIRDFTTNKCKGFGFVTMTNYDEAAMAIASLNGYRLGDRVLQVSFKTSKQHKA
- the elavl3 gene encoding ELAV-like protein 3 isoform X14 is translated as MVTIISTMETQVSNGPSGTSLPNGPVISTNGATDDSKTNLIVNYLPQNMTQEEFKSLFGSIGEIESCKLVRDKITGQSLGYGFVNYVDPNDADKAINTLNGLKLQTKTIKVSYARPSSASIRDANLYVSGLPKTMSQKDMEQLFSQYGRIITSRILVDQVTGISRGVGFIRFDKRNEAEEAIKGLNGQKPLGAAEPITVKFANNPSQKTGQALLTQLYQTAARRYTGPLHHQTQRFRFSPITIDSMTSLAGVNLTGPTGAGWCIFVYNLSPEADESVLWQLFGPFGAVTNVKVIRDFTTNKCKGFGFVTMTNYDEAAMAIASLNGYRLGDRVLQVSFKTSKQHKA
- the elavl3 gene encoding ELAV-like protein 3 isoform X9, producing MVTIISTMETQVSNGPSGTSLPNGPVISTNGATDDSKTNLIVNYLPQNMTQEEFKSLFGSIGEIESCKLVRDKITGQSLGYGFVNYVDPNDADKAINTLNGLKLQTKTIKVSYARPSSASIRDANLYVSGLPKTMSQKDMEQLFSQYGRIITSRILVDQVTAGISRGVGFIRFDKRNEAEEAIKGLNGQKPLGAAEPITVKFANNPSQKTGQALLTQLYQTAARRYTGPLHHQTQRFRLDNLLNASYGVKRFSPITIDSMTSLAGVNLTGPTGAGWCIFVYNLSPEADESVLWQLFGPFGAVTNVKVIRDFTTNKCKGFGFVTMTNYDEAAMAIASLNGYRLGDRVLQVSFKTSKQHKA
- the elavl3 gene encoding ELAV-like protein 3 isoform X5 is translated as MVTQIISTMETQVSNGPSGTSLPNGPVISTNGATDDSKTNLIVNYLPQNMTQEEFKSLFGSIGEIESCKLVRDKITGQSLGYGFVNYVDPNDADKAINTLNGLKLQTKTIKVSYARPSSASIRDANLYVSGLPKTMSQKDMEQLFSQYGRIITSRILVDQVTAGISRGVGFIRFDKRNEAEEAIKGLNGQKPLGAAEPITVKFANNPSQKTGQALLTQLYQTAARRYTGPLHHQTQRFRLDNLLNASYGVKSSPTLFPRFSPITIDSMTSLAGVNLTGPTGAGWCIFVYNLSPEADESVLWQLFGPFGAVTNVKVIRDFTTNKCKGFGFVTMTNYDEAAMAIASLNGYRLGDRVLQVSFKTSKQHKA
- the elavl3 gene encoding ELAV-like protein 3 isoform X12, whose product is MVTQIISTMETQVSNGPSGTSLPNGPVISTNGATDDSKTNLIVNYLPQNMTQEEFKSLFGSIGEIESCKLVRDKITGQSLGYGFVNYVDPNDADKAINTLNGLKLQTKTIKVSYARPSSASIRDANLYVSGLPKTMSQKDMEQLFSQYGRIITSRILVDQVTAGISRGVGFIRFDKRNEAEEAIKGLNGQKPLGAAEPITVKFANNPSQKTGQALLTQLYQTAARRYTGPLHHQTQRFRFSPITIDSMTSLAGVNLTGPTGAGWCIFVYNLSPEADESVLWQLFGPFGAVTNVKVIRDFTTNKCKGFGFVTMTNYDEAAMAIASLNGYRLGDRVLQVSFKTSKQHKA
- the elavl3 gene encoding ELAV-like protein 3 isoform X4, with amino-acid sequence MVTQIISTMETQVSNGPSGTSLPNGPVISTNGATDDSKTNLIVNYLPQNMTQEEFKSLFGSIGEIESCKLVRDKITGQSLGYGFVNYVDPNDADKAINTLNGLKLQTKTIKVSYARPSSASIRDANLYVSGLPKTMSQKDMEQLFSQYGRIITSRILVDQVTAGISRGVGFIRFDKRNEAEEAIKGLNGQKPLGAAEPITVKFANNPSQKTGQALLTQLYQTAARRYTGPLHHQTQRFSVIPSLGKGPDPNSSSKPILDNLLNASYGVKRFSPITIDSMTSLAGVNLTGPTGAGWCIFVYNLSPEADESVLWQLFGPFGAVTNVKVIRDFTTNKCKGFGFVTMTNYDEAAMAIASLNGYRLGDRVLQVSFKTSKQHKA
- the elavl3 gene encoding ELAV-like protein 3 isoform X3, producing MVTQIISTMETQVSNGPSGTSLPNGPVISTNGATDDSKTNLIVNYLPQNMTQEEFKSLFGSIGEIESCKLVRDKITGQSLGYGFVNYVDPNDADKAINTLNGLKLQTKTIKVSYARPSSASIRDANLYVSGLPKTMSQKDMEQLFSQYGRIITSRILVDQVTGISRGVGFIRFDKRNEAEEAIKGLNGQKPLGAAEPITVKFANNPSQKTGQALLTQLYQTAARRYTGPLHHQTQRFSVIPSLGKGPDPNSSSKPILDNLLNASYGVKSSPTLFPRFSPITIDSMTSLAGVNLTGPTGAGWCIFVYNLSPEADESVLWQLFGPFGAVTNVKVIRDFTTNKCKGFGFVTMTNYDEAAMAIASLNGYRLGDRVLQVSFKTSKQHKA
- the elavl3 gene encoding ELAV-like protein 3 isoform X13, whose protein sequence is MVTQIISTMETQVSNGPSGTSLPNGPVISTNGATDDSKTNLIVNYLPQNMTQEEFKSLFGSIGEIESCKLVRDKITGQSLGYGFVNYVDPNDADKAINTLNGLKLQTKTIKVSYARPSSASIRDANLYVSGLPKTMSQKDMEQLFSQYGRIITSRILVDQVTGISRGVGFIRFDKRNEAEEAIKGLNGQKPLGAAEPITVKFANNPSQKTGQALLTQLYQTAARRYTGPLHHQTQRFRFSPITIDSMTSLAGVNLTGPTGAGWCIFVYNLSPEADESVLWQLFGPFGAVTNVKVIRDFTTNKCKGFGFVTMTNYDEAAMAIASLNGYRLGDRVLQVSFKTSKQHKA
- the elavl3 gene encoding ELAV-like protein 3 isoform X6 translates to MVTIISTMETQVSNGPSGTSLPNGPVISTNGATDDSKTNLIVNYLPQNMTQEEFKSLFGSIGEIESCKLVRDKITGQSLGYGFVNYVDPNDADKAINTLNGLKLQTKTIKVSYARPSSASIRDANLYVSGLPKTMSQKDMEQLFSQYGRIITSRILVDQVTAGISRGVGFIRFDKRNEAEEAIKGLNGQKPLGAAEPITVKFANNPSQKTGQALLTQLYQTAARRYTGPLHHQTQRFRLDNLLNASYGVKSSPTLFPRFSPITIDSMTSLAGVNLTGPTGAGWCIFVYNLSPEADESVLWQLFGPFGAVTNVKVIRDFTTNKCKGFGFVTMTNYDEAAMAIASLNGYRLGDRVLQVSFKTSKQHKA
- the elavl3 gene encoding ELAV-like protein 3 isoform X11, whose protein sequence is MVTQIISTMETQVSNGPSGTSLPNGPVISTNGATDDSKTNLIVNYLPQNMTQEEFKSLFGSIGEIESCKLVRDKITGQSLGYGFVNYVDPNDADKAINTLNGLKLQTKTIKVSYARPSSASIRDANLYVSGLPKTMSQKDMEQLFSQYGRIITSRILVDQVTAGISRGVGFIRFDKRNEAEEAIKGLNGQKPLGAAEPITVKFANNPSQKTGQALLTQLYQTAARRYTGPLHHQTQRFSSPTLFPRFSPITIDSMTSLAGVNLTGPTGAGWCIFVYNLSPEADESVLWQLFGPFGAVTNVKVIRDFTTNKCKGFGFVTMTNYDEAAMAIASLNGYRLGDRVLQVSFKTSKQHKA
- the elavl3 gene encoding ELAV-like protein 3 isoform X8, which encodes MVTQIISTMETQVSNGPSGTSLPNGPVISTNGATDDSKTNLIVNYLPQNMTQEEFKSLFGSIGEIESCKLVRDKITGQSLGYGFVNYVDPNDADKAINTLNGLKLQTKTIKVSYARPSSASIRDANLYVSGLPKTMSQKDMEQLFSQYGRIITSRILVDQVTAGISRGVGFIRFDKRNEAEEAIKGLNGQKPLGAAEPITVKFANNPSQKTGQALLTQLYQTAARRYTGPLHHQTQRFRLDNLLNASYGVKRFSPITIDSMTSLAGVNLTGPTGAGWCIFVYNLSPEADESVLWQLFGPFGAVTNVKVIRDFTTNKCKGFGFVTMTNYDEAAMAIASLNGYRLGDRVLQVSFKTSKQHKA